The region GCACAGGCCAAGGTTCAAGGTCCAGTCAACCCTAAGATCCATAACAACCAAAAGAAGTTTTCCAAAACAGGCTCAGTACAATGAAAACTATAGAAAATCAAGTGCAAAGAAAAAACGGAGACTTCAAaaacatgaaattgaaaaaagaaaacctATACTTGTCAATAGGTGAAATCAGGAATAACAATGTCAGTCCGCTGTCGGAAGAGCCGCAGTTCAAAAAATCTATTTTAGATTATTCATCATATATTAGCTCTCTTCCTCTAACACTACTGTAAACCCTATTCCACACTTTCCAACTCTATTTTCTTAGTGAGACCTCATATTCATAATGCTGACATAAACAGCTtctcaaacaaatcaaaaacatgaaacataaaaaatcaaattagcACAATAAAAACAAcatagagagaaagaaaagagttaAAGCGCCAGACCTGGACGATGATGACGGAAATGACATGCTCTGGTTCAGATTAATCTGAAATAATAAAGATGGATAATCGAATATAAGTTAAAACGTTGAAAGATCAAGGATTCAGATGACAGAGAACAAAACATGCAATGGTAGTGGGTGAAAgctgaaattaccaaaacgaaaacCCTAAACCTGGAAAGGGAACCTTGGAAGGAAGACTGTCCAGACCAAATCCTGATGATCGAAAGAGCGGcagaaaccctaaacccaagaTCATTCCACCAATTTCTGCAAGAAGCAAAGAACCCCTaaaaaaacaacaatcagaTACTCACAAAGCTCAGAAAgacgaaagaaaagaaaagaaccaAAGCCCAGAAGATTGAAATCTGCCTTCAATCTCATCTGCTTCGCCTCGTTCGTGCTCTGCCTCGCCTCGTCCGTGCTCTGTTCCGGTTCTGCTCACACACGATCGAAGGAAAACGGAAGAAAGATATGAAAGGGAGAACGTGCTAGCGATTTAAAAGCGCTGGTAGAATGAAAACGGGTGAAAAGGGAAACCAAAACATCAGCGAATTTTAGCAGGAGATCAAGATTGCTGCAGGATTTACACGGCCAAGATTTGATCCATAAATAATAACTTATGGTGAATCAACGGCTGAGATCAAATCCAAGTGAAATAAAAGGaatttttaccaaaatatccATGATCAAGCTACCTTGCctttaaaattatttgttgattGACAGATTTACCCCTAGGTTGCtaaaactcttcctttatagagtttatagatagatagatagatagatagatagatagatagatagatagatagatagatagatagatagatagatattctTTAAAGATGAGCTAACTAATTTGATGAATCTTAAGGTAGTTGAGAGTTATGATAATTATTTGAGTCTTCCCACAATTACTCACAGATTTAAAACTCAAAGGTTTAATTTTGTCGATGAGCGTATTTGGAAAATAATTCAAATGATTGAAGAAAAATGTGCTCTTCAGAATTAAAGAGAGCTTTTAATTAAATCAATGACTCACACAATCTCTTTGTACATTATGAGTTGTTTTACGTTACCTTTGGGCTTATATTCTCAAATTGAGAAGatgattaataattttattcaagGGAAGAGAACTACAAAAAAGTTAGCTTGTGTTGGAGAAGTGGATTTTTGAATTTCCTCATATTTTAATAAGGCATTTATGTCCAAGCAATGGTAGAGGGTgaaaaaaaacccatttacttctttctcattaataatttttttctcatgTATTCATATATCTTTTTAGTAATCTAAACTGTTGAATAAAACAAGTCAtatcagtttaaaaaaaaaacatgtcatATCCATATGGCATAACAACTTGCCATTCATAATCCTGAATTACAACTTATACTATTCAGTAatttgtaaattaaaaaaagtaaacGAAACACAATTGAAAAGTTGTGCTAAAATAGTAAAATTCAGAAAGGCCTCACATATGTTTGGAAATTGGGATTATACACTCCTTTTTTTTCACTTCTACTTCTACATGTCACTCTTTTTTGTGTGTACGGATCTCATGGCTTTAAGTAAATTCTCTCTTTTGATTGGCTTGACTATATGAAAGTCCATTCCATTTCCAGCCTCTGCTGTAATTTTCTCACTGAGAGCAGTTAATGCAATGATGGGAATGTGAACACCATATGACTTCTCCATCTCTCGTATTTTCCTTGTTGCTTCAAATCCATCCATAACTGGCATCTGTTCAGTTCATCACAGAAAATCAAACCACATTATATTGCAATGAAATATCACTCACATGTCCATTTTCTTTATGATTACTAGTACTCAAACCTCTAAGCATTTTTATGAAtttggaatattttttttcaaagtagAACAATAAATCTAAAACAAATCATTTTGGGTAATctatcttttaaattttaatggacCTTATTAATTCCTACAGATTGAGAAAAAAAGGCAACGAATAGAACTTTctagttaataaaaaaaaaattatgatctcaagttattaaaatttaagagtaaaaataacttttttcattcattttagTGATTTTACAATATTTGTTCCCATAAAATTAATGATGATAGCATATTATTATGAGCAGTGAAATGAGTTAGTATTAACCAACAAATCTTTGACAAAATATGAATTATCAAAGGACATTATTGGAAAAAATCAGCAAAAGGAGGTAGAAATCCGATATTCAAGATTCCGTTAAGGGgccaataaaataatttataaaagtaGATATGAAAGAAGGAATGTGTATCATAAAATTGATGAGTAAACTATGTTTGGATATCTAGTGTCACAAGTGCAAATAAACATAACCATGCATTTCAAGATAATTAAAAGTGAAGTTAACAAAATTCATCTAATGTATTATGTACTGAGAAATCTAATAAACTTAGATAAAAGTCTGGTCTGGTCACACGAGTATACAAACGCTCTAAAACATACATGGTATGAACTATGAAGTAAAACAATCCATAGAGCCATAATATTTAAAGTGATGTAATTACCTGGCAATCCATTAAGATGTAATGATAAGGAGGATCAGCATCCTCTCGTTTGAGTCCCTCATCAACTAGTAGCACAGCTTCTTCACCATTCACACATTTCTCAATATCAGTAGCACCAAGGTCTCTCAAAGTTTTCAAAGCTATATTTTGTAACACTAGATTGTCCTCAACAAGCAAAATTTTCCTGCCACTTAAGGGTTTGCTATTGCTTGAGTCTCCACATTCTTGTGTCTCTCCGCTAACATGGGATTTCTGAGGAGTTGTCTTCAAAATTTGCACTTCACCACTTTGAAATGAGCTTTCATCAATTGAGGATTCGTGTGAACTTTTCATCACATGAAGAGTACCTTCTGCTTTAGCCTCACTAGAATTGCTTTGCCAATCACCACCAAACTCAGGAAGAAGCTTTATAACTTGGAATAAGCGGCTACCATGAAATGGTTTGGATAAGACAATGTCATTTTCATCAATTGTTTCAATATTGACACTACGCTTAAGTGGCTTATCCAACCAAACAACCTTACAAGGGTTTGGAAGGTCTTTCTTCTTGAAATTGGATACAATCTCACTAAGTTCACAAAATGGTCCTGCATTTGCATCAATCACAATTAGGATGAAACATGGAGCAGCTCCATTACCTGTTTTCTTCAACATTGAAGATATGTGCTCATTTCCATCTATAGGAATTCCTCTGGCTTTGAGATAAGAATCATGAGATGTGGACCAAGAACTCAAATCTGAAGACTCTTTAGGAGAATTTTGGCCATTGGAATTGTGATGACCCTTTTGTTTGATCTTTATGAGAGTATCAAACAAATTTTCCCATTTCTTCACAACTTCAACTTCAATCTCTAAGCTCTCTATGAACCTTTGTGAAGTCCTTCGACGCTCCTTGTCTGCAATCAAAAGAACAACTTGGGATGCCTCAGGACTAGGACTAGAGCTGCAAACATCTAACCTTGGACTCATGGAACATATGCTTGAAGCTGCAGAAGTAGAATTAGCTTGAATGGTTCGACCGGCCTGAGCCTGGTTTGCATCAGTTTGTCCATGCTCTATATTTTCCCTGCTTATTGTATCACCACCATAATCCAACATTGTCTCACTCTCACAAAAAGTGAGATGCACATTGAATCTGAAGCATGTTCCTTTTTCATTGGTATCCTTGTCCACAATTTCAATATCTCCATGCATCAAATGCACCTATAGAAAATCAAACAAGATTTTTTATCAAGGGAATTTCAATGCACTATAGAAAATCAAATATGATTTTTATCTAGGGAATTTGTGCAAGCTTACTATTAATTAATACCTACCAATGATTTCACAATGCCAAGTCCCAAGCCAGTTCCTCCTTGGCCAAGAGCAGTTTCTTTCACTTGAACATAGTTGTCAAACACAGATTTGTATTTGTCTTTTGGAATTCCTTTCCCTGTGTCATCCACTTCAAACACAAAATCCATACAATAAGTATCCTGTTGAACTGAGTTTACGTCTTCAACTTTATCATCTGGTTCATTTTTCTCAAGAAATAAGGATGATAATAGTTTGTTGAAACTATAATGTTGGCTAGTACTGGTGGTGATTGCTGTACTGTTCTGCACTGTTGGCTTCTGAACCCATGCTCGAACTGTTATATGCCCTTCATCAGTAAACTTAACAGCATTGTTCAGTAAGTTACATAGAACTCGTTTCAGTTTACCCTTGTCACCCTTCACGCGTGAGTATCTGATAACAGAAGCATCACAAGGGTCCAACACAAGATCTACATCTTTCTTCATGGCCACTGGATGGAATAAATCAACTACATCCTCTAGGAGATTGAACACATCAAATTCCTGTTCCTCCAGTTGCATTTTTCCTGCCTCAATCTTACTTGTGTCAAGTATAGAATTCAACAATCCTAAGCACGCATGTGTAGGAAGAAAAACAAGTCAGTGATGCcatgaaaattaaaatgaagTCATCCATGAATAACAAATACAAATCATCATTACATAACTGTATAACAACATGAATTAGTGTAGTTACCTAGCAAGTCTTTGGTACAGCCCTCCATTTGTTTTAAATTGGTCTCCAATTCTGAATTAGCATCAACTAGTAACTCATGGGATATTTCAATCAAGCCCATAACTCCAGCAAGAGAAGAACGAATGTCATGGCTAGCACTTGCAAATGCAAGACTCTTATTTTTGTTCTTTCTCTCAGCTTCTTGTGTGGCTTCCATTTGTTTGGTGAGTGAAGCACACAATTGCTTTTCTCGCCTTAAAGCTCTACCATTTATGAACACAAAACTCAACATGGCAATAgttatcatcaccatcattacAATCATAAGTGCTAATCCCTTTTTCTTATAATTGAGATCAAAGCTAACGGATCCATTTTGTGGGATAGCCAAAACAAGCAcctgaaaaaaaatcaaatagatAGATATAAGAAAATATTCAAATTGTATACATAGTGATAGCAAATTAATACATATTA is a window of Lotus japonicus ecotype B-129 chromosome 5, LjGifu_v1.2 DNA encoding:
- the LOC130719818 gene encoding histidine kinase CKI1-like, with the translated sequence MSLREDGGGDEGEVSRRVWRRYPLSWLVTCRRDMNFPLSIALRPSSLVILLAYAALVGVVSLMPCWYVMVTRVEKRVNLNSENLMSQLQSETEMLHPMNSSSANLARSLTSTLETTTTSTYFFDNDTKVLVLAIPQNGSVSFDLNYKKKGLALMIVMMVMITIAMLSFVFINGRALRREKQLCASLTKQMEATQEAERKNKNKSLAFASASHDIRSSLAGVMGLIEISHELLVDANSELETNLKQMEGCTKDLLGLLNSILDTSKIEAGKMQLEEQEFDVFNLLEDVVDLFHPVAMKKDVDLVLDPCDASVIRYSRVKGDKGKLKRVLCNLLNNAVKFTDEGHITVRAWVQKPTVQNSTAITTSTSQHYSFNKLLSSLFLEKNEPDDKVEDVNSVQQDTYCMDFVFEVDDTGKGIPKDKYKSVFDNYVQVKETALGQGGTGLGLGIVKSLVGIN
- the LOC130719817 gene encoding histidine kinase CKI1-like yields the protein MHGDIEIVDKDTNEKGTCFRFNVHLTFCESETMLDYGGDTISRENIEHGQTDANQAQAGRTIQANSTSAASSICSMSPRLDVCSSSPSPEASQVVLLIADKERRRTSQRFIESLEIEVEVVKKWENLFDTLIKIKQKGHHNSNGQNSPKESSDLSSWSTSHDSYLKARGIPIDGNEHISSMLKKTGNGAAPCFILIVIDANAGPFCELSEIVSNFKKKDLPNPCKVVWLDKPLKRSVNIETIDENDIVLSKPFHGSRLFQVIKLLPEFGGDWQSNSSEAKAEGTLHVMKSSHESSIDESSFQSGEVQILKTTPQKSHVSGETQECGDSSNSKPLSGRKILLVEDNLVLQNIALKTLRDLGATDIEKCVNGEEAVLLVDEGLKREDADPPYHYILMDCQMPVMDGFEATRKIREMEKSYGVHIPIIALTALSEKITAEAGNGMDFHIVKPIKRENLLKAMRSVHTKKSDM